From the Pungitius pungitius chromosome 6, fPunPun2.1, whole genome shotgun sequence genome, one window contains:
- the malt3 gene encoding mucosa-associated lymphoid tissue lymphoma translocation protein 1, producing MMISEIVIVHHPVSMCVPVNHKVTLSVRAEGTGILNYQWFTHDDKEVLGGTEADLTIKANKTQLYVCRVNDHFCNWAFSEWVKVKVLDIDKSGLPENWLGEPHIVDNPKPQSIRQGAKLTLRCAAFGIPSPHYQWYRNGQPLPNKTGGTLQIDPATAEHCGSYLCSISNVLQESWTEAVDVDMVKTDQTPKAAPTATDKVALLIGNLNYSNHPPLMAPIMDVHELANLLQQLGFRVVSLLDLTREEMLTAIDKFIQLLDRGVYGLFYYAGHGYERVGRNYLVAVDAPQPYRPENCVCVQRVMLRMQEKQTALSVILLDTCRKWYNQDCIASGIMPLGPSGNTVYGYATCEDAEAYEVQDGGKSTGIFTKYLNKHILETEKVTHVLEKVSEDLGRDPLVKGKQQVEIKHTLKEPRSLADPVRTTGHTRELQKREACWRRANELPPKKQLMFVCGVEVEVSFSALFSNVLVAFATVKTKGPRTEDLTLTLSSIPPMEDIFSSTGRSEEMESLLFNRSENPDCTIQLCALQKLTKTLVIKVELHYTKMESKQRQTESQKVDIGRPLVASCKLYMRNHATTAKNQDVASAQSTGSVASSKPKVHQTPTGPRLPFTRKAECVAKVAVTRSNEPEENDENEL from the exons ATGATGATCAGCG AAATTGTCATAGTGCACCATCCTGTTtctatgtgtgtacctgtgaaCCACAAGGTGACTCTGAGCGTCCGGGCTGAGGGCACAGGTATCCTCAACTACCAGTGGTTCACTCATGATGATAAGGAG gttCTTGGAGGCACTGAAGCAGACTTGACCATCAAAGCTAACAAAACCCAGCTCTATGTGTGTCGAGTGAATGACCACTTTTGTAACTGGGCTTTCAGCGAATGGGTGAAAGTGAAGGTTTTGGACATTGACAAGTCAG GGTTGCCGGAAAATTGGCTGGGTGAGCCTCACATCGTTGACAACCCAAAACCCCAATCAATCCGTCAAGGAGCGAAACTCACTCTGCGCTGCGCTGCCTTCGGCATCCCCAGTCCGCACTATCAGTGGTACAGAAATGGACAGCCACTGCCAAACAAGACTGGTGGTACTCTGCAG ATTGACCCTGCAACGGCTGAACATTGTGGATCATACCTGTGCTCAATATCTAACGTGCTGCAGGAGTCTTGGACGGAAGCGGTTGATGTCGACATGG TGAAAACAGATCAAACCCCAAAGGCAGCACCCACAG CCACGGATAAAGTTGCCCTACTTATTGGCAACTTGAATTACTCCAATCACCCTCCCTTAATGGCCCCCATTATGGATGTGCATGAGTTGGCcaacctcctgcagcagcttggCTTCCGAGTGGTTTCCCTGCTGGATCTTACCAGGGAGGAGATGCTGACGGCTATTGACAAGTTCATCCAGCTCCTGGACAGAGGAGTCTATG GCCTTTTTTACTATGCGGGTCATGGATATGAGCGTGTTGGGAGGAATTACTTGGTGGCCGTTGACGCGCCCCAACCATACCGGCCCGaaaactgtgtctgtgtgcagaggGTCATGCTCAGAATGCAGGAGAAGCAGACTGCACTGAGTGTAATACTTCTGGATACCTGTAGAAAATG GTACAACCAGGATTGCATAGCTTCAGGCATCATGCCATTGGGACCCAGTGGGAACACTGTTTACGGTTATGCCAC ATGTGAAGATGCTGAGGCGTACGAGGTCCAGGATGGTGGGAAAAGTACCGGAATCTTCACTAAATACTTGAACAAGCACATCTTAGAGACAGAGAAAGTCACGCACGTCTTAGAGAAGGTGTCCGAGG ATCTAGGCAGAGACCCTCTAGTGAAAGGAAAGCAGCAGGTGGAGATCAAACACACCCTGAAGGAACCTCGATCCCTTGCAGATCCAGTTCGCACCACCGGCCACACAAGGGAGCTTCAAAAGAGAGAGGCCTGCTGGAGACGAGCAAATG AGCTACCACCGAAGAAGCagctgatgtttgtttgtggagTAGAAGTGGAAGTGAGCTTCTCGGCTTTGTTCTCTAATGTCTTGGTGGCCTTCGCCACCGTAAAGACGAAAGGCCCCCGAACCGAGGACCTCACCCTCACCCTGAGCAGCATACCT CCAATGGAAGACATATTCTCCAGCACTGGCCGCTCAGAGGAGATGGAGTCTCTACTGTTTAATAGATCTGAAAACCCGGACTGTACAATACAACTTTGTGCTCTTCAAAAGCTCACG AAAACGCTGGTCATCAAGGTGGAGCTACACTATACCAAAATGGAGAGTAAACAGCGCCAGACAGAAAGCCAAAAGGTGGACATAGGAAGGCCTCTGGTGGCATCCTGTAAACTGTACATGAGGAATCACGCCACAACAGCCAAGAATCAAGACGTTGCTTCTGCTCAAAGTACGGGCTCCGTTGCAAGCAGCAAACCGAAGGTGCATCAGACCCCTACTGGGCCACGTCTACCTTTCACCAGAAAGGCAGAGTGTGTTGCTAAAGTTGCAGTAACAAGGAGCAACGAACCGGAagagaatgatgaaaatgaactgTAA